From a single Chlorocebus sabaeus isolate Y175 chromosome X, mChlSab1.0.hap1, whole genome shotgun sequence genomic region:
- the MAGEB2 gene encoding melanoma-associated antigen B2, translated as MPRGQKSKLRAREKRRKAREETQGLNVPQVTEAKEEEAPCCSSSVSGGAASSSPAAGIPQKPQRAPTTAAAAAAGVSSTKSKKGAKSQGEKNASSSQASTSTESSSEDPLTRKAGMLVQFLLYKYKIKESVTKGEMLKIVGKRFREHFPEILKKASERLSLVFGLELNKVKPNGHTYTFNSKVDEECLLSTWDFPRSGLLMPLLGVIFLNGNSAAEEEIWEFLNMMGVYDGEEHLVFGEPRKLITQDLVEEKYLEYKQVPNSDPPRYRFLWGPRAYAETSKMKVLEFLAKVNGTTPSAFPAHYEEALRDEGKAGV; from the coding sequence ATGCCTCGTGGTCAGAAAAGTAAGCTCCGTGCCCGTGAGAAACGCCGCAAGGCCCGAGAGGAGACCCAGGGTCTCAATGTTCCTCAGGTCACTGAAGCAAAGGAAGAAGAGGCCCCCTGCTGTTCCTCTTCTGTTTCTGGGGGTGCTGCTTCAAGCTCTCCTGCTGCTGGCATTCCCCAGAAGCCTCAGAGAGCCCCAACcactgccgctgctgctgctgcaggtgTTTCATCCACAAAATCTAAAAAAGGTGCCAAGAGCCAAGGTGAGAAAAACGCAAGTTCCTCCCAGGCCTCAACATCTACTGAGAGCTCAAGCGAAGATCCTCTAACCAGGAAGGCAGGGATGTTGGTGCAGTTCCTGTTGtacaagtataaaataaaagagtCCGTTACAAAGGGAGAAATGCTGAAGATTGTTGGCAAAAGGTTCAGGGAGCACTTCCCTGAGATCCTCAAGAAAGCCTCTGAGCGCCTGAGTCTTGTCTTTGGCCTTGAGCTGAATAAAGTCAAACCCAATGGCCACACTTACACCTTCAACAGCAAGGTAGACGAAGAATGCCTGCTCAGTACCTGGGACTTTCCCAGGAGCGGGCTTCTGATGCCTCTCCTGGGTGTGATCTTCTTAAATGGCAACTCTGCCGCTGAGGAAGAGATCTGGGAATTCCTGAATATGATGGGAGTCTATGATGGAGAGGAGCACTTAGTCTTTGGGGAACCCCGGAAGCTCATCACCCAAGATCTGGTGGAGGAAAAATATCTGGAGTACAAGCAGGTGCCCAACAGTGATCCCCCACGCTATCGATTCCTGTGGGGTCCAAGAGCCTATGCCGAAACCAGCAAGATGAAAGTCCTGGAGTTTTTGGCCAAGGTGAATGGTACCACCCCCTCTGCCTTCCCAGCCCATTATGAAGAGGCTTTGAGAGATGAAGGGAAAGCCGGAGTCTGA
- the MAGEB4 gene encoding melanoma-associated antigen B4, with amino-acid sequence MPRGQKSKLRAREKRQRTRAQTQDLKVGQATAAEKEESPSSSSSVLGDNPSSSLALGIPQKPQREPRTTPAAATMSGTGPDEGDESQDEENASSSQASTSTERSLKDPLTRKTKMLVQFLLYKYKMKEPTTKAEMLKIISKKYKEHFPEIFRKVSQRTELIFGLALKEVNPTTHSYILVSMLGPTNDGNQSSAWNLPRNGLLMPLLSVIFLNGNCAGEEEIWEFLNMLGIYDGKRHLIFGEPRKLITQDLVQEKYLEYQQVPNSDPPRYQFLWGPRAYAETSKMKVLEFLAKVNDTTPNNFPLLYEEALRDEEERTGARPRVAARRGTTAVTSTYSRATSSSSSHPM; translated from the coding sequence ATGCCTCGGGGTCAGAAGAGTAAGCTTCGTGCCCGTGAGAAACGCCAGCGGACCCGTGCTCAGACCCAGGATCTCAAGGTTGGTCAGGCTACtgcagcagagaaagaagagtctccttcctcttcctcatctgtttTGGGGGATAATCCCTCCAGCTCCCTTGCTTTGGGCATTCCCCAGAAGCCTCAGAGAGAGCCACGCACCACACCTGCTGCTGCAACTATGTCAGGCACTGGACCTGATGAAGGTGACGAGAGCCAAGATGAGGAAAATGCAAGTTCCTCCCAGGCCTCAACATCCACTGAGAGATCACTCAAAGATCCTCTAACCAGGAAGACGAAGATGTTGGTGCAGTTCCTGCTGTACAAGTATAAAATGAAAGAGCCCACTACAAAGGCAGAAATGCTGAAGATCATCAGCAAAAAGTACAAGGAGCACTTCCCTGAGATCTTCAGGAAAGTCTCTCAGCGCACAGAGCTGATCTTTGGCCTTGCCTTGAAGGAGGTCAACCCCACCACTCACTCCTACATCCTCGTCAGCATGCTAGGCCCCACCAATGATGGAAACCAGAGCAGTGCCTGGAACCTTCCGAGAAACGGGCTTCTGATGCCTCTACTGAGTGTGATCTTCTTAAACGGCAACTGTGCCGGTGAAGAGGAAATCTGGGAATTCCTGAATATGTTGGGGATCTATGATGGAAAGAGGCACCTTATCTTTGGGGAACCCCGAAAGCTCATCACCCAAGATCTGGTGCAGGAAAAATATCTGGAATACCAACAGGTGCCCAACAGTGATCCCCCACGCTATCAATTCCTGTGGGGTCCAAGAGCTTATGCAGAAACCAGCAAGATGAAAGTCCTGGAGTTTTTGGCCAAGGTGAATGACACCACCCCCAATAACTTCCCACTCCTTTATGAAGAGGCTTTGAGAGATGAAGAAGAGAGAACCGGAGCCCGGCCCAGAGTTGCAGCCAGGCGTGGCACTACGGCCGTGACTAGTACGTATTCCAGGGCCACATCCAGCAGCTCTTCCCACCCCATGTGA
- the MAGEB1 gene encoding melanoma-associated antigen B1: MPRGHKSKLRAREKRRKAREETQGLKVAEATAAEKEECPSSSPVLGDTPASSPAAGIPQKPQGASPTTTAAAAVSCTESDEGAKSQGEENASSSQGTTSTEKSVKDPIAWEAGMLMHFMLHKYKMREPIMKADMLKFVDEKYKDHFPEILNRASHRLELVFGLDLKEDNPSGHTYTLVSKLNLTNDGNLSNDWDFPRNGLLMPLLGVIFLNGNSATEEEIWKFMNMLGIYDGEEHLIYGEPRKFITRDLVKEKYLKYKRVPNSDPPRYQFLWGPRAYTETTKMKVLEFLAKVNGTTPRDFPFHYEEALRDEEERARVRSSIRARRRTTAATFRGRSRAAFSNSSQPM, encoded by the coding sequence ATGCCTCGGGGTCATAAGAGTAAGCTCCGTGCTCGTGAGAAACGCCGCAAGGCACGAGAGGAGACCCAGGGTCTCAAGGTTGCTGAGGCcactgcagcagagaaagaggagtgcccctcctcctctcctgtttTGGGGGATACTCCCGCAAGCTCCCCTGCTGCTGGCATCCCCCagaagcctcagggagcttcaCCCACCACCACTGCTGCTGCGGCTGTGTCATGCACCGAATCTGATGAAGGTGCCAAAAGCCAAGGTGAGGAAAATGCAAGTTCCTCCCAGGGCACAACATCCACTGAGAAGTCAGTCAAAGATCCTATAGCCTGGGAAGCAGGAATGCTGATGCATTTCATGCTACATAAGTATAAAATGAGAGAGCCCATTATGAAGGCAGATATGCTGAAGTTTGTTGATGAAAAGTACAAGGATCACTTCCCTGAGATCCTCAATAGAGCCTCTCACCGCTTGGAGCTGGTCTTTGGCCTTGATTTGAAGGAAGACAACCCTAGTGGCCACACCTACACCCTCGTCAGCAAGCTAAACCTCACCAATGATGGAAACCTGAGCAATGATTGGGACTTTCCCAGGAATGGGCTTCTGATGCCTCTCCTGGGTGTGATCTTCTTAAATGGCAACTCTGCCACCGAGGAAGAGATCTGGAAATTCATGAATATGTTGGGAATCTATGATGGAGAGGAGCACTTAATCTATGGGGAGCCCCGGAAGTTCATCACCCGAGATCTGGTGAAGGAAAAATATCTGAAGTACAAGCGGGTGCCCAACAGTGATCCCCCACGCTATCAATTCCTGTGGGGTCCAAGAGCCTACACTGAAACCACCAAGATGAAAGTCCTCGAGTTTCTGGCCAAGGTGAATGGTACTACTCCCCGTGACTTCCCATTCCATTATGAAGAGGCTTTGAGAGATGAGGAAGAGAGAGCCCGAGTCCGATCCAGCATTAGAGCCAGGCGTCGCACTACTGCCGCAACTTTTAGAGGGCGTTCTAGAGCCGCATTCAGCAACTCCTCCCAGCCCATGTGA
- the MAGEB3 gene encoding melanoma-associated antigen B3, whose product MPRGQKSTLRAREKCQQTWGQIQGHQGAQMTATQKKKVSFSCPLILGATIQKKSAGRSGSVLKKPQRALSTTTSVDVYHKKSYKGANSKIEKKQSFSQGLSSTVRSRTDPLTIKTNMLVQFLMEMYKMKKPIMKADMLKIVQKRHENHFPEILKKASFNMEVVFGVDLKKVDSTKDSYVLVSKMDLPNNGTVTRGRGFPKTGLLLNLLGVIFMKGNCATEEKIWEFLNKMRIYDGKKHFIFGEPRKLITQDLVKLKYLEYRQVPNSDPACYEFLWGPRAHAETSKMKVLEFWAKVNQTVPSAFQFWYEEALRDEEERVQAAATFNDGSSAMGRKCSKVKASSSSHA is encoded by the coding sequence ATGCCTCGGGGTCAGAAGAGTACGCTCCGTGCACGTGAGAAATGCCAGCAGACCTGGGGTCAGATCCAGGGTCACCAGGGTGCTCAGATGACTGCAACTCAGAAGaaaaaagtatctttttcatgtCCTCTTATTTTGGGGGCTACTATCCAGAAAAAGTCTGCTGGTAGGTCAGGTAGTGTTCTCAAGAAGCCTCAGAGAGCGCTATCCACCACTACATCTGTAGATGTTTATCACAAAAAGTCATACAAGGGAGCCAACAGTAAAATTGAGAAAAAGCAAAGCTTCTCTCAGGGTCTATCCTCCACTGTGCGGTCTCGCACAGACCCTCTAACCATTAAGACAAATATGTTGGTGCAATTCCTGATGGAAATGTACAAAATGAAAAAGCCCATTATGAAAGCAGATATGCTAAAAATTGTCCAAaaaaggcatgagaatcacttcccTGAGATTCTTAAAAAAGCCTCTTTCAACATGGAGGTGGTATTTGGTGTTGATTTAAAGAAAGTTGATTCTACCAAGGACTCCTATGTCCTTGTCAGCAAAATGGATCTCCCCAACAATGGGACAGTGACTCGTGGGAGGGGGTTTCCCAAGACAGGTCTCCTGCTGAATCTCCTGGGCGTGATCTTCATGAAGGGCAACTGTGCCACTGAGGAGAAGATCTGGGAATTCCTGAATAAGATGAGAATATATGATGGGAAGAAACACTTCATATTTGGGGAGCCCAGAAAGCTCATCACCCAAGATTTGGTGAAGCTGAAATACCTGGAGTACCGACAAGTGCCCAACAGTGATCCTGCATGCTATGAATTCCTGTGGGGTCCAAGAGCCCATGCTGAAACCAGCAAGATGAAGGTACTGGAGTTTTGGGCCAAGGTCAACCAAACTGTCCCCAGTGCGTTCCAGTTCTGGTATGAAGAGGCTTTGAGAGATGAGGAAGAAAGAGTCCAAGCTGCAGCTACGTTCAATGATGGCAGTAGTGCCATGGGCAGAAAATGTTCCAAGGTCAAGGCTAGCAGCTCTTCCCACGCCTAG